In Flavobacterium cerinum, one genomic interval encodes:
- a CDS encoding BspA family leucine-rich repeat surface protein, protein MGTIADKLAFLGQTKAEIRDAITSKGVMVPPATTFREYAGKIREIKSEGGENPEEWKRPEDWLVIEDRVAEGDHKFVGLYAIFEEGNFVSFAATGDYTVDWGDGVIENVASGVPANHTYSYHSFPGTETSEGYRQAIVTITPQNNGDLTGLFLQVRHNQPALSFSYSTGWLDIRMSGQNIRNLTIGGTTAYHRYLTSFCFLGHNAITDFNRFFYGCTRLQAVPVFDTANGLDFSYMFHYCTALKNVPLLNTAGGINFSYMFQNCISLQSVPLFDTSRGIDFSFMFGWCYKLEAIPFLNTSNGVVFYNMFIACTYLKTIPALNTARGVDFRYMFVTCSSLHTVPELKTSGGTLFTGMFSNCTALRAIPLLDTTKGTDFNDMFYACNLLEAIPLLNTSNGVNFSSMFTNCGGLTKGALLNTGESISYFDCKLSPAALVDVFKNLASGVASKTIIIENNWGAPLLKKEERAIATDKGWVVLG, encoded by the coding sequence ATGGGAACAATTGCAGACAAATTAGCTTTTCTGGGACAAACCAAAGCCGAAATACGGGATGCTATCACTTCGAAAGGTGTGATGGTTCCTCCTGCAACTACCTTTAGGGAATATGCCGGAAAAATACGTGAAATAAAATCGGAAGGCGGAGAAAATCCGGAAGAATGGAAACGCCCGGAAGATTGGTTGGTTATAGAAGACAGAGTAGCGGAAGGCGATCATAAATTCGTGGGTTTATACGCGATATTTGAAGAAGGAAACTTTGTTTCGTTTGCCGCTACCGGCGATTACACGGTAGATTGGGGCGACGGCGTTATCGAAAATGTCGCCTCAGGTGTTCCGGCGAATCATACCTATTCTTACCATTCCTTTCCGGGAACTGAAACTTCTGAGGGCTACCGACAAGCGATTGTTACTATCACACCTCAAAATAACGGGGATTTAACCGGACTCTTTTTGCAGGTAAGACATAATCAGCCTGCGTTGAGTTTTTCGTATAGCACCGGATGGCTGGACATCAGAATGAGCGGACAAAATATCAGAAATCTTACAATTGGCGGAACAACGGCCTATCATCGGTATTTAACGTCTTTTTGTTTTTTAGGCCACAATGCAATAACCGACTTTAACCGGTTTTTTTACGGATGTACCCGGCTACAAGCTGTTCCGGTATTCGATACCGCAAACGGACTTGACTTTAGCTATATGTTCCATTATTGTACGGCCTTAAAAAATGTTCCCTTATTAAATACAGCTGGCGGGATCAATTTTAGTTATATGTTTCAAAACTGCATTTCCCTGCAAAGCGTCCCGTTATTCGATACTTCAAGAGGAATAGATTTTAGTTTCATGTTTGGATGGTGTTATAAATTGGAAGCAATCCCGTTTTTAAACACTTCAAATGGCGTGGTTTTTTACAATATGTTTATTGCCTGCACTTATTTGAAAACCATTCCGGCACTCAATACTGCCAGAGGAGTTGATTTTCGCTATATGTTCGTAACGTGTAGTTCATTACACACCGTTCCGGAATTAAAAACGTCCGGCGGAACACTTTTTACGGGCATGTTTTCAAATTGTACAGCTTTGCGGGCAATACCGTTATTGGATACAACAAAAGGAACTGATTTTAATGATATGTTTTATGCCTGTAACCTGTTAGAAGCCATTCCGTTACTGAATACCTCGAATGGGGTCAATTTTAGCAGCATGTTTACGAATTGCGGCGGATTAACTAAAGGAGCATTATTAAATACCGGAGAATCTATTTCCTATTTTGACTGTAAACTGTCACCGGCAGCTTTAGTCGATGTGTTTAAAAATTTAGCATCAGGTGTAGCATCCAAAACAATAATAATTGAAAACAATTGGGGTGCTCCATTATTAAAGAAGGAAGAAAGAGCCATAGCAACCGACAAAGGTTGGGTTGTTTTGGGATAA
- a CDS encoding BspA family leucine-rich repeat surface protein, translating to MGTIADKLTYLGQTKSEIRDAILSKGVTVPTDTTFREYAGKIREIQAENEGEDPNVWTRPDDWLPIKHKVAVGDQKFVGLHAILEDSNFISLSATGNYTVDWGDGVVENFASGVQADHIYSYDIFPGTETTGGYRQAIVTVIPQAGHNLTGLNLQSKHRQTGLNMFYSTGWLDIKISSQYIANLIVGGTTVTHGYLEAFYLAGSNLITDYTKLFSMCRVLESVLFDDTSKGTTFSFMFESCAALKTIALPDTSKGGSFNYMFTGCNALSTILSLDTSSGVNFNYMFVGCGSLTTVPLLNTSNGIYFNNMFDSCTKLRNIPQFDTAKGIYFEYMFASCSSLKTIPLLNTANGLGFNGMFMACRSLQSIPLLNTSKGTRFSGMFFSCNNLKRVPLLDTSSGTNFGNMFEGCGSLKTVPLLNTSKGTVFVSMFMSCGSLQIIPLLDTSNGSDFSGMFLYCSILQNVPRLNVANGTKFNEMFSYCRSLSKATLRGLKNAISYENCKISHTALVDIFNNLGSGVTATTITITNNWGTSLLTAQERAIATDKGWTIIG from the coding sequence ATGGGAACAATTGCAGATAAATTAACCTATTTAGGTCAGACCAAATCGGAAATAAGGGATGCTATCCTATCAAAAGGGGTGACTGTTCCTACTGATACGACTTTTCGGGAGTATGCCGGAAAAATCCGTGAAATACAAGCTGAAAACGAAGGAGAAGACCCGAATGTATGGACGCGCCCTGATGATTGGCTGCCGATCAAACATAAAGTGGCTGTCGGAGATCAGAAGTTTGTAGGATTACACGCGATATTGGAAGACAGTAACTTTATTTCGCTTTCGGCTACCGGAAATTACACGGTGGATTGGGGGGATGGTGTCGTTGAAAATTTTGCTTCCGGTGTTCAGGCGGATCATATATATTCATACGATATTTTCCCGGGAACAGAAACTACCGGAGGTTACCGTCAGGCTATTGTAACGGTTATACCACAAGCCGGACACAATTTGACAGGCCTTAATTTACAGAGTAAACACCGTCAGACCGGATTGAATATGTTTTACAGTACCGGATGGCTGGATATCAAAATAAGCAGTCAATACATTGCCAATCTTATTGTTGGCGGAACAACGGTCACTCATGGTTATTTAGAAGCGTTTTACTTGGCTGGAAGCAATTTAATAACAGATTATACTAAGCTTTTTTCAATGTGTAGAGTCTTGGAATCTGTATTATTTGATGATACTTCAAAAGGGACAACTTTTAGTTTTATGTTTGAAAGTTGTGCAGCTTTGAAAACCATTGCGTTACCGGATACTTCAAAAGGCGGAAGTTTTAATTATATGTTTACCGGATGTAATGCCCTGAGTACTATTTTGTCGTTAGATACTTCAAGCGGAGTTAATTTTAACTACATGTTTGTAGGTTGCGGATCTTTAACAACAGTGCCGTTATTAAATACATCCAATGGGATATACTTCAATAATATGTTTGACAGCTGTACGAAGTTGCGAAATATACCTCAGTTCGATACCGCAAAAGGGATCTATTTTGAATATATGTTTGCTTCATGTAGTTCTTTAAAAACCATTCCGTTATTGAATACAGCAAACGGATTAGGTTTTAACGGGATGTTTATGGCCTGCCGCTCGTTGCAAAGCATTCCGTTATTAAATACATCAAAAGGAACACGTTTTAGCGGGATGTTTTTTTCCTGTAATAATTTGAAAAGAGTTCCCTTATTGGACACGTCAAGCGGAACAAATTTTGGAAATATGTTCGAAGGATGCGGCTCTTTAAAAACAGTCCCTTTATTAAATACTTCGAAAGGAACCGTTTTCGTGTCAATGTTTATGTCATGCGGCTCATTACAAATAATCCCGTTATTGGATACCTCAAACGGAAGCGATTTTTCCGGTATGTTTTTATACTGTTCTATTTTGCAAAATGTACCGAGGTTAAATGTCGCTAACGGAACAAAATTTAATGAAATGTTCAGTTATTGCAGATCATTAAGTAAGGCCACATTACGAGGTCTCAAAAATGCAATTTCCTACGAAAATTGTAAAATTTCACATACTGCCCTGGTCGATATTTTTAACAATTTAGGATCAGGCGTAACAGCAACAACGATCACCATAACCAATAATTGGGGCACATCATTATTAACAGCACAAGAACGGGCTATTGCCACCGATAAAGGCTGGACAATCATAGGATAA